The following are from one region of the Salvia splendens isolate huo1 chromosome 2, SspV2, whole genome shotgun sequence genome:
- the LOC121778484 gene encoding uncharacterized protein LOC121778484 translates to MADDKPTTESSSSKIRSSKNVTVAFKLNGGNYPLWSRLMKVAIGSRGGYSHITGKPAPPAPDSKEYEDWEETDLIVFSWIVDNIENNIIADFAHHQSAQALWESLATTYESEADLYLVYDLEDKANTIKQGDMDLETYYRKIHGMWINIDRCQKQPIDCCDKGVSQFRAYSNTKRVLRFLAGLNEEYEGVRRDILKEVTPPPIEAAYSLVKKEAARRRIGPPMSLNNTTDNSHGGTDLASGGIGHGLAAQGQRQPHRAGNSRPTATTHRPGSKPVDKSKLWCSHCGMQKHTRENCFQLVGYPDWWEEKQTGRAKMAVGLTIGNETRKSNSEKWEAPPNGRGKQKEGRPEASSGGGGGGVVGAGNFAERRNWNERGNGASSNRGYSDEEDTWAWH, encoded by the exons ATGGCCGACGATAAACCAACCACAGAATCATCAAGCAGCAAGATACGATCAAGCAAGAATGTAACTGTTGCATTCAAACTCAACGGAGGAAATTACCCGTTGTGGTCGCGACTGATGAAAGTCGCAATCGGGAGTAGGGGAGGCTACTCTCACATAACTGGAAAACCAGCCCCACCAGCGCCGGACAGCAAGGAGTACGAAGATTGGGAGGAGACCGATCTCATCGTCTTCTCCTGGATCGTGGACAACATCGAGAACAATATAATCGCGGATTTTGCCCACCACCAATCTGCCCAAGCACTCTGGGAGAGTCTAGCCACCACCTATGAAAGTGAGGCGGACCTCTACCTCGTGTACGACCTGGAGGACAAGGCGAACACGATTAAACAGGGAGATATGGACCTCGAGACTTACTATCGAAAAATCCATGGGATGTGGATCAATATCGATCGGTGCCAAAAGCAACCGATCGACTGCTGCGACAAAGGGGTAAGCCAATTCCGAGCATACTCAAACACCAAGCGAGTGCTTCGATTTCTCGCTGGACTGAATGAGGAATACGAGGGTGTTCGTCGCGACATCCTCAAAGAGGTGACACCACCTCCAATCGAAGCCGCGTACAGCTTGGTGAAGAAGGAGGCGGCCCGACGGAGAATCGGACCACCAATGTCCCTCAACAACACCACTGACAACAGCCATGGAGGAACCGATCTAGCATCTGGAGGAATTGGCCACGGCCTTGCAGCACAAGGACAGAGACAACCTCATCGGGCCGGGAACTCACGACCAACGGCCACCACACACCGCCCGGGAAGCAAACCGGTGGACAAGTCCAAATTGTGGTGCTCTCACTGCGGAATGCAGAAGCACACCCGAGAAAATTGCTTCCAATTGGTGGGATATCCCgattggtgggaagagaagCAGACGGGAAGGGCCAAAATGGCCGTCGGCTTAACCATCGGGAATGAGACGAGAAAGTCGAACTCTGAGAAATGGGAAGCACCACCAAATGGGCGAGGGAAGCAGAAGGAAGGGAGACCAGAAGCCTccagcggaggcggcggcggaggcgtcGTCGGAGCCGGTAATTTCGCCGAGAGGCGGAACTGGAACGAGAGAGGGAACGGCGCCTCGTCAAATAGAG GATATTCGGATGAGGAGgatacttgggcgtggcactga